A single Brevundimonas sp. SL130 DNA region contains:
- a CDS encoding YdeI/OmpD-associated family protein: protein MADETDLPGGVVHPLPADLRAALSRDAAAVATWMSITPLARNEWICWVESAKKTETRLKRIDWGRENLSDGKRRPCCWPGCPHREKGTGAG from the coding sequence ATGGCTGATGAGACAGACCTGCCCGGCGGCGTCGTTCATCCGCTGCCCGCCGATCTGCGGGCGGCGCTGAGCCGCGACGCCGCAGCCGTGGCGACCTGGATGTCGATCACGCCCCTGGCCCGCAACGAATGGATCTGCTGGGTCGAGTCGGCGAAGAAGACCGAGACGCGGCTGAAGCGGATCGACTGGGGGCGGGAGAACCTGAGCGACGGCAAACGTCGCCCCTGCTGCTGGCCGGGATGCCCGCATCGCGAGAAGGGGACCGGCGCGGGCTAG
- a CDS encoding HlyD family secretion protein, with product MSPELKKRLPLFAAVLVGLALIAGGIVWWMNGQRWEATDNAFVQADTTLISPQLAGRVTEVLVGDNQRVEAGQVLVRLDDSDQKAELARAEANLQAALAAVGNVDAQSAQEEAAIAARAAAVTQARAQAGLARAEVDRYGKLAQQGWVSQQRIQTERAGAATADASVQQAQAALVAEQRTAGVLGSTREQSVAAVEQARTQVDTARIALERTVIRAPIAGVVGARSVRAGQYVNAGAQLLSIVPLTQTYVVANFKETQLDKMRLGQTVEISADAFPGRKIEGRIDSFAPATGSEFALIPVENATGNFTKITQRVPVRIVVAGADRSLALRPGLSVDVKVDLKSQGGQSFAEASIGAPRP from the coding sequence ATGTCGCCTGAACTCAAGAAACGCCTGCCCCTGTTCGCCGCGGTCCTCGTCGGCCTGGCCCTGATCGCGGGCGGGATCGTCTGGTGGATGAACGGCCAGCGGTGGGAAGCCACCGACAACGCCTTCGTCCAGGCCGACACCACCCTGATCAGCCCCCAGCTGGCGGGCCGGGTGACCGAGGTTCTGGTCGGCGACAACCAGAGGGTCGAGGCCGGTCAGGTCCTGGTCAGGCTGGATGACTCCGATCAGAAGGCCGAACTGGCCCGCGCCGAGGCCAATCTTCAGGCCGCCCTCGCCGCCGTCGGCAATGTCGACGCCCAGTCCGCCCAGGAAGAGGCCGCCATCGCCGCCCGCGCCGCCGCCGTGACCCAGGCTCGCGCCCAGGCCGGCCTGGCCCGCGCCGAGGTCGACCGCTACGGCAAGCTGGCCCAGCAGGGCTGGGTTTCGCAGCAGCGGATCCAGACCGAACGCGCCGGCGCCGCCACCGCCGACGCCAGCGTGCAACAGGCCCAGGCCGCCCTGGTCGCTGAACAACGCACCGCCGGGGTGCTGGGCTCGACCCGCGAACAGAGCGTCGCCGCCGTCGAACAGGCCCGCACCCAGGTGGACACCGCCCGTATCGCCCTGGAACGCACCGTGATCCGCGCCCCCATCGCCGGCGTCGTCGGCGCCCGCAGCGTCCGGGCAGGCCAATATGTCAACGCCGGCGCCCAGCTGCTGTCCATCGTGCCCCTGACCCAGACCTATGTGGTGGCCAACTTCAAGGAGACCCAGCTGGACAAGATGCGTCTGGGCCAGACGGTCGAGATTTCCGCCGACGCCTTCCCCGGGCGCAAGATCGAGGGTCGGATCGACAGTTTCGCCCCCGCCACCGGCTCCGAATTCGCGCTGATCCCGGTCGAGAACGCCACCGGCAACTTCACCAAGATCACCCAGCGCGTCCCCGTGCGCATCGTCGTCGCCGGCGCCGACCGCAGCCTGGCCCTGCGTCCCGGCCTGTCGGTCGACGTCAAGGTGGATCTGAAGAGCCAGGGCGGCCAAAGCTTCGCCGAGGCCTCCATCGGGGCGCCCCGCCCGTGA
- a CDS encoding PAS domain-containing methyl-accepting chemotaxis protein: MFGNSQNRRNAEELQALREMVAAIQRSQAVIEFELDGTIITANENFLSAMGYGLDEVKGAHHRIFIDPSEAASPAYLDFWRRLNAGEFFSDKFVRYGKGGVRIVIEASYNPIFGADGKPYRVIKFATDVTAVEEERERRAEADRVAAEVQASVVQATGRGLSAMAAGDLSYRIQETFPGDYAILREDFNRAMTSLDQAVGVIRGNAGSIQSGANEISSAAEDLSRRTERQAAGLEETAAALDQITATVRKAAENAQSADTVVGQTRTQAETGGGVVQRAISAMGEIESSSKQIGDIIGVIDEIAFQTNLLALNAGVEAARAGEAGRGFAVVASEVRALAQRSADSAREIKTLISTSSTQVKSGVVLVRESGEALSGIAARVNEITHLMGEIRASTHEQALALAEVNTAVNEMDQVTQQNAAMVEQSTAASLSLNREATDLAQLVGRFQVSEGGAGQAPAPIRRAQARIEAFAAESAPAKPRMVAGGGGGDWESF, translated from the coding sequence TTGTTCGGCAATAGCCAAAACCGCCGCAACGCGGAAGAATTGCAGGCGCTGCGCGAAATGGTTGCGGCCATTCAGCGTTCCCAGGCGGTGATCGAGTTCGAGCTTGACGGCACGATCATCACCGCAAACGAGAACTTCCTGTCCGCCATGGGCTATGGTCTGGACGAGGTCAAAGGCGCGCATCACAGGATATTCATAGACCCGTCTGAAGCCGCGTCGCCCGCCTATCTCGACTTCTGGCGACGCCTGAACGCCGGGGAATTCTTCTCCGACAAATTCGTGCGTTACGGCAAGGGCGGCGTTCGCATCGTGATCGAGGCCAGCTACAATCCGATCTTCGGCGCCGACGGCAAACCCTACAGGGTCATCAAGTTCGCGACCGACGTCACGGCGGTGGAGGAGGAACGCGAGCGTCGCGCCGAGGCCGATCGCGTGGCGGCCGAGGTGCAGGCCTCGGTGGTTCAGGCCACGGGGCGCGGTCTGTCCGCCATGGCGGCCGGAGACCTGTCCTACCGTATTCAGGAAACCTTCCCCGGCGACTATGCGATCCTGCGCGAGGACTTCAACCGCGCCATGACGTCGCTGGATCAGGCGGTGGGCGTCATTCGCGGCAACGCGGGCTCGATCCAGTCCGGCGCCAATGAAATCAGCAGCGCGGCCGAGGATCTGTCGCGTCGCACCGAGCGTCAGGCCGCCGGTCTGGAGGAAACCGCGGCCGCCCTGGATCAGATCACCGCCACCGTGCGCAAGGCGGCCGAGAACGCCCAGTCCGCCGATACGGTCGTGGGCCAGACCCGGACCCAGGCCGAAACCGGCGGCGGCGTCGTCCAGCGCGCCATCTCGGCCATGGGCGAGATCGAATCCTCCTCGAAACAGATCGGCGACATCATCGGCGTGATCGACGAGATCGCCTTCCAGACCAATCTGCTGGCCCTGAACGCCGGGGTCGAGGCAGCCCGGGCCGGCGAGGCCGGTCGCGGCTTCGCCGTGGTGGCGTCGGAAGTGCGGGCCCTGGCGCAACGGTCGGCGGACTCGGCGCGCGAGATCAAGACGCTGATCTCGACCAGCAGCACCCAGGTCAAGAGCGGCGTCGTTCTGGTGCGTGAATCCGGCGAGGCCCTGTCGGGCATCGCCGCGCGGGTCAATGAAATCACCCATCTGATGGGCGAGATCCGGGCCTCGACCCACGAGCAGGCCCTGGCCCTGGCCGAGGTCAATACGGCCGTCAACGAGATGGACCAGGTCACCCAACAGAATGCGGCGATGGTCGAGCAGTCGACCGCCGCCAGCCTGAGCCTGAACCGAGAGGCGACCGATCTGGCGCAACTGGTTGGGCGGTTCCAGGTCAGCGAAGGCGGGGCCGGTCAGGCGCCGGCGCCGATCCGCCGGGCCCAGGCGCGGATCGAGGCCTTCGCCGCCGAGTCGGCGCCGGCCAAGCCGCGTATGGTCGCCGGCGGCGGAGGCGGCGACTGGGAAAGCTTCTAG
- a CDS encoding flavin monoamine oxidase family protein has product MNDRAQASNPLPSEVDVVVVGAGAAGIAAARRLMRPGLSVLVLEARDRVGGRAWTARVEGEGLDMGCGWLHSADDNVLAGRVEAEGLTLDQAPPPWRTQAFDHEITRADQAAFGEAFAAFDQHVTEAAALCRDGQGEDRPASDFFDPDCRWNARMDAVSGALNGARFAEVSSLDYDAYGDTGVNWRVREGYGRLIARLGDAVSDLVVRDCAVRRIDRSGPLLRLETSRGELTARVVILTVPNSLIATEAVRIDPPVPAWLEATAGVPLGLASKVHMTMRGAGDFQPDTQLWTRTDTAETGGYHLRPFGRPMIEAYFGAGLAWGLEAEGPAALVDFAVSELVAALGSNMRRRLEAVAVTNWGVDPWSRGAYSHALPGHAGDRAKLRTAVEDRIFLAGEATARVYYGTAHGAWMEGERAADAALTALGLDPRRNDGDSEA; this is encoded by the coding sequence ATGAACGACCGCGCTCAAGCCTCGAATCCGCTGCCGTCCGAGGTGGATGTGGTGGTGGTCGGCGCAGGGGCGGCCGGGATCGCCGCCGCGCGGCGGCTGATGCGGCCCGGCCTGTCGGTACTGGTGCTGGAAGCCCGCGACAGGGTCGGCGGCCGGGCCTGGACCGCACGGGTCGAGGGCGAGGGTCTGGACATGGGGTGCGGCTGGCTGCACTCGGCCGACGACAATGTCCTGGCCGGGCGGGTCGAGGCCGAGGGGCTGACGCTGGACCAGGCCCCGCCGCCGTGGCGGACCCAGGCCTTTGATCACGAGATCACGCGCGCCGACCAGGCCGCGTTCGGCGAGGCCTTCGCCGCCTTCGACCAGCATGTGACCGAGGCCGCAGCCCTGTGTCGGGATGGGCAGGGGGAAGACCGGCCGGCGTCCGACTTCTTCGACCCCGACTGCCGCTGGAACGCCCGGATGGACGCCGTCTCGGGCGCCCTGAACGGGGCGCGGTTCGCCGAGGTGTCGAGCCTGGACTATGACGCCTATGGCGACACCGGGGTGAACTGGCGGGTGCGCGAGGGCTATGGCCGGTTGATCGCCCGGCTGGGCGACGCCGTGTCCGACCTGGTGGTGCGCGACTGCGCCGTGCGTCGGATCGACCGCTCCGGCCCCCTGCTGCGGCTGGAGACCAGCCGGGGCGAACTGACGGCGCGGGTGGTGATCCTGACGGTTCCCAACAGCCTGATCGCGACCGAGGCGGTGCGGATCGATCCGCCGGTTCCGGCCTGGCTGGAGGCGACGGCGGGCGTGCCCCTGGGGCTGGCGTCCAAGGTGCATATGACGATGCGGGGCGCGGGCGATTTTCAGCCGGACACCCAGTTGTGGACGCGAACCGATACGGCCGAGACCGGCGGCTATCATCTGCGGCCGTTCGGGCGGCCGATGATCGAGGCCTATTTCGGCGCGGGACTGGCCTGGGGGCTGGAGGCGGAAGGGCCCGCCGCCCTGGTCGATTTCGCCGTGTCCGAACTGGTCGCGGCCCTGGGGTCGAACATGCGGCGGCGGCTGGAGGCCGTGGCCGTTACGAACTGGGGCGTCGATCCCTGGTCGCGCGGGGCCTATTCCCACGCCCTGCCGGGCCATGCGGGCGACCGGGCGAAGCTGCGGACGGCGGTGGAGGACCGGATCTTCCTGGCGGGCGAGGCGACGGCGCGGGTCTATTACGGCACGGCCCACGGGGCCTGGATGGAGGGCGAACGGGCGGCGGATGCGGCCCTGACGGCTCTGGGTCTTGACCCGCGCCGCAACGACGGCGACAGCGAGGCATGA
- a CDS encoding TetR/AcrR family transcriptional regulator has product MARRRGQIDEKKSEAILDAAATLFADRGLSVSMEEIARVAGVSKQTLYNRFDSKLEIARAMAIQRADAIVAPLKTTAAPAEVLEALALLLLERICHPDKVSTMRGVMLMSTDAPEIAQAVYEAGPLRSLKLLAAWLSDQTRAGRLNVPDPEDAAEMFSGLVLGHGHLRAMLNVPQIDAARRLRRAREAARLFVAAYAPPQDRAR; this is encoded by the coding sequence ATGGCGCGCCGTCGGGGCCAGATCGACGAGAAGAAGAGCGAGGCCATCCTCGACGCCGCCGCGACCCTGTTCGCCGACAGGGGCCTGTCGGTCTCGATGGAGGAGATCGCCCGCGTCGCCGGGGTGTCGAAACAGACCCTCTACAACCGCTTCGACTCCAAGCTGGAGATCGCCCGGGCCATGGCGATCCAGCGGGCCGACGCCATCGTCGCCCCCCTGAAGACGACGGCCGCCCCCGCCGAGGTGCTGGAGGCCCTGGCCCTGCTGCTGCTCGAACGCATCTGCCACCCGGACAAGGTCAGCACGATGCGCGGCGTGATGCTGATGTCGACCGACGCCCCCGAGATCGCCCAGGCCGTCTATGAGGCCGGCCCCCTGCGCAGCCTGAAACTTCTGGCGGCCTGGCTGTCGGACCAGACCCGCGCGGGCCGGCTGAACGTGCCCGACCCCGAGGATGCGGCCGAGATGTTCTCGGGCCTGGTGCTGGGACACGGCCATCTGCGCGCCATGCTGAACGTGCCCCAGATCGACGCCGCCCGCCGCCTGCGCCGCGCCCGCGAGGCCGCCCGCCTGTTCGTCGCCGCCTATGCGCCCCCTCAAGATCGCGCTAGGTGA
- a CDS encoding phasin: MIAARTTLMAQGLTDPRGQDPVELSLMSSEKTEAMAASAAALTASAGAVGERLSRDAMNEGARALHAATEIAGAHTPAEAAQAQIRYALGWWSRAAGQAQTLTAELTQAHTDALTPIHKTAVANAKRLRKT; the protein is encoded by the coding sequence GTGATCGCCGCCCGCACCACCCTGATGGCCCAGGGCCTGACGGACCCCAGGGGCCAGGACCCGGTCGAACTGTCGCTGATGAGCTCGGAAAAGACCGAGGCCATGGCCGCCTCCGCCGCCGCCCTGACCGCCAGCGCCGGCGCCGTCGGCGAACGCCTGAGCCGCGACGCCATGAACGAGGGCGCCCGCGCCCTCCACGCCGCCACCGAAATCGCCGGCGCCCACACCCCGGCCGAAGCCGCCCAGGCCCAGATCCGCTACGCCCTGGGCTGGTGGAGCCGCGCCGCCGGCCAGGCCCAGACCCTGACCGCCGAACTGACCCAGGCCCACACCGACGCCCTCACCCCCATCCACAAGACCGCCGTCGCCAACGCCAAACGGCTGAGGAAGACGTAG
- a CDS encoding AraC family transcriptional regulator gives MTAAQDHYHARMLRVLDHIDRHLDGDLDLETVSGVAAFSKFHFHRQFKATFGLSLHRYVQLARMRQASKRLADGQGDSVTDIALDAGYETPDAFARAFRQRFRQSPSSFRKSPDWAPWLQAFGPLNSARSRLMPTPFTPDQVSIRETPPIRVAIFEHRGDPATIDATVQRFIAWRKAAGLSPQTNPTFNIWHSERRPADPADYRMDLCVGLNPGQRVEAEDPSVKAGEIPGGRCAVLRVTGDTHNLEPAALYLYREWLPASGEEMRDFPIYCQRLFLGEPERGAAAELFLPLR, from the coding sequence ATGACGGCGGCGCAGGACCACTATCATGCCCGGATGCTGAGGGTGCTGGATCATATCGACCGGCATCTGGACGGCGATCTGGACCTGGAGACGGTCAGCGGTGTCGCGGCCTTTTCCAAATTCCATTTCCACCGGCAGTTCAAAGCGACCTTCGGGCTGTCCCTGCACCGCTATGTCCAGTTGGCGCGGATGCGACAGGCCTCGAAACGGCTGGCGGACGGGCAGGGGGACAGCGTGACCGACATCGCCCTGGACGCCGGTTACGAGACGCCCGACGCCTTCGCCCGCGCCTTTCGCCAGAGGTTCCGGCAGTCGCCGTCTAGCTTCCGGAAATCGCCCGACTGGGCGCCGTGGCTTCAGGCCTTCGGGCCGCTCAACTCAGCCAGGAGCAGGCTCATGCCCACGCCCTTCACGCCCGATCAGGTCAGCATCCGGGAGACGCCCCCGATCCGGGTGGCGATCTTCGAACATCGCGGCGATCCCGCGACCATCGACGCCACGGTCCAGCGGTTCATCGCCTGGCGCAAGGCCGCCGGCCTGTCGCCCCAGACCAACCCGACCTTCAACATCTGGCACTCGGAACGCCGACCCGCCGACCCGGCTGATTATCGGATGGACCTGTGCGTCGGTCTGAACCCCGGTCAGCGGGTGGAGGCGGAGGACCCGTCGGTCAAGGCGGGCGAAATCCCCGGCGGGCGGTGCGCCGTGCTGCGCGTCACCGGCGACACCCATAATCTGGAGCCCGCCGCCCTGTATCTGTACCGCGAGTGGCTGCCGGCCAGCGGGGAGGAGATGCGGGACTTTCCGATCTATTGCCAGCGGCTGTTTCTGGGGGAGCCGGAGAGGGGGGCGGCGGCGGAGTTGTTTTTGCCGCTGAGGTGA
- a CDS encoding ATP-grasp domain-containing protein: MTQIAVLTPDPADKSYIGRWPEVLARLTATLEGSGAIVVPTPWTDHVEDASGLAGQDLILPVIAWGYHRDHARWLKACTTWTEAGLPVANPASVLGWNSDKTYLARLADKGVPIPPTLWSEAITQAQVDAAFTETGAPTLIVKPTVSAGAFRTLRLTPGQVLTDAPQGPAMIQPYLKLIETEGETSLLFFGGRFSHAVNKRPVPGDFRIQIQFGGLYAAVTPDDAAMALAEQVLAAIDEPLLYARIDLARDDAGAWVLMEAELIEPDFYLDYDPANGAGFARAVTDRLDA; this comes from the coding sequence ATGACCCAGATCGCCGTCCTGACCCCCGATCCCGCCGACAAGTCCTACATCGGGCGCTGGCCCGAGGTGCTGGCCCGGCTGACGGCGACGCTGGAAGGGAGCGGCGCGATCGTCGTCCCCACGCCCTGGACCGATCACGTCGAGGACGCCTCGGGCCTGGCGGGCCAAGACCTGATCCTGCCGGTCATCGCCTGGGGCTATCACCGCGACCACGCCCGCTGGCTGAAGGCCTGCACGACCTGGACCGAGGCGGGCCTGCCGGTCGCCAATCCGGCCTCGGTGCTGGGCTGGAACTCGGACAAGACCTATCTGGCCCGTCTCGCCGACAAGGGCGTGCCCATCCCGCCGACGCTCTGGAGCGAGGCGATCACCCAGGCCCAGGTGGACGCCGCCTTCACCGAGACCGGCGCCCCCACCCTGATCGTCAAGCCGACCGTCTCGGCCGGCGCCTTCCGCACCCTGCGGCTGACGCCCGGACAGGTTCTGACCGACGCCCCGCAAGGCCCGGCCATGATCCAGCCCTATCTGAAATTGATCGAGACCGAGGGCGAGACCTCGCTGCTCTTCTTCGGCGGCCGGTTCAGCCATGCGGTCAACAAGCGGCCGGTCCCCGGCGACTTCCGCATCCAGATTCAGTTCGGCGGCCTCTATGCCGCCGTGACGCCCGACGACGCGGCCATGGCCCTGGCCGAGCAAGTCCTGGCCGCCATCGACGAGCCGCTGCTGTACGCCCGCATCGACCTGGCGCGCGACGACGCCGGCGCCTGGGTGCTGATGGAGGCCGAACTGATCGAGCCCGACTTCTATCTGGACTACGACCCGGCGAACGGCGCCGGTTTCGCCCGGGCCGTCACCGATAGATTAGACGCCTAG
- a CDS encoding DHA2 family efflux MFS transporter permease subunit, translated as MTTANPAGAGAGARTGAGATPQNPVAGHPEINWTMLLLGFAGMVVGQFMAILDIQIVAASLPQIQAGVGASADEISWIQTAYLIPEVVMIPLSGFLSRLWGTQKVFLASCAGFVLMSIATGLSNSIDTMILFRAIQGFVGGAMIPTVFAVAFTAFPPEKRVTASVVMGLIVTLAPTVGPTLGGHLTDWLSWRWLFFINVAPGLLVLFLVGRYGNFDKGDPSLAKGFDWWGLGFMATFLMSMQYVLEEGSKNDWFDDTSILMLSVVAAVTGPVFIWRSLAYRQPIVELRAFANRNFLVGFIMTFIVGFALYGGTFLLPLFLGRVLDYSSSQVGTTMVVSGLAMFATAPFAGRLVRKMDARILMFGGFMLCAWGMWEARVVTDDWGFWEFASVQAFRGVGVMLAMIASQQVTMATLPPHMVKNASGLVNLSRNVGGAFGLAILNTNLTTNTAVHIGELTSGIAQGDQAIRNMMAGMAQRFAGTIDPAASAMKAVYGILQKQATTMAFGDAFALLGIMCAGAAFVTLLAQPVKAQPGAPPSDVH; from the coding sequence GTGACCACCGCCAACCCGGCTGGGGCTGGGGCTGGGGCTAGGACTGGGGCTGGAGCCACGCCGCAGAACCCCGTCGCCGGCCATCCCGAGATCAACTGGACCATGCTGCTGCTCGGCTTCGCCGGCATGGTGGTGGGTCAGTTCATGGCCATTCTGGACATCCAGATCGTCGCCGCCTCCCTGCCCCAGATCCAGGCCGGGGTCGGCGCCTCGGCCGACGAGATCAGCTGGATCCAGACCGCCTATCTGATCCCCGAAGTGGTGATGATCCCCCTGTCCGGCTTCCTGTCGCGACTGTGGGGCACCCAGAAGGTCTTCCTGGCCTCGTGCGCCGGCTTCGTCCTGATGAGCATCGCCACCGGCCTGTCGAACTCCATCGACACCATGATCCTGTTCCGCGCCATCCAGGGCTTCGTCGGCGGGGCCATGATCCCGACCGTCTTCGCCGTGGCCTTCACCGCCTTCCCGCCGGAGAAGCGGGTCACGGCCAGCGTGGTCATGGGCCTGATCGTCACCCTGGCCCCGACCGTCGGTCCGACCCTGGGCGGGCACCTGACCGACTGGCTCAGCTGGCGCTGGCTGTTCTTCATCAATGTCGCGCCGGGCCTGCTGGTCCTGTTCCTGGTCGGCCGCTATGGAAACTTCGACAAGGGCGACCCGTCCCTGGCCAAGGGGTTCGACTGGTGGGGCCTGGGCTTCATGGCGACCTTCCTGATGTCGATGCAATATGTGCTTGAAGAGGGCTCCAAGAACGACTGGTTCGACGACACCTCCATCCTGATGCTGTCGGTGGTCGCCGCCGTGACGGGGCCGGTCTTCATCTGGCGTTCCCTGGCCTATCGCCAGCCGATCGTCGAGCTGCGCGCCTTCGCCAACCGCAACTTCCTGGTCGGCTTCATCATGACCTTCATCGTCGGCTTCGCCCTGTATGGCGGCACCTTCCTGCTGCCCTTGTTCCTGGGTCGGGTGCTGGACTATTCGTCGTCCCAGGTGGGCACCACCATGGTCGTCTCGGGCCTGGCCATGTTCGCCACCGCCCCCTTCGCCGGGCGGCTGGTGCGCAAGATGGACGCGCGGATCCTGATGTTCGGCGGCTTCATGCTGTGCGCCTGGGGCATGTGGGAGGCGCGGGTCGTCACCGACGACTGGGGCTTCTGGGAATTCGCCTCGGTCCAGGCCTTCCGCGGCGTCGGCGTCATGCTGGCCATGATCGCCTCGCAACAGGTGACCATGGCCACCCTGCCGCCGCACATGGTCAAGAACGCCTCGGGCCTGGTCAACCTGTCGCGCAACGTCGGCGGCGCCTTCGGCCTGGCCATCCTGAACACGAACCTGACCACCAACACCGCCGTCCATATCGGCGAACTGACCAGCGGCATCGCGCAAGGCGACCAGGCCATACGAAATATGATGGCCGGCATGGCCCAGCGCTTCGCCGGCACCATCGACCCGGCCGCCTCGGCGATGAAGGCGGTCTATGGCATCCTGCAGAAACAGGCCACCACCATGGCCTTCGGCGACGCCTTCGCCCTCTTGGGCATCATGTGCGCCGGGGCCGCCTTCGTCACCCTGCTGGCCCAGCCGGTAAAAGCCCAGCCGGGCGCCCCGCCTTCGGACGTCCACTGA
- a CDS encoding MarR family winged helix-turn-helix transcriptional regulator: MDTAPTVHGRIPDLEIDAQLCLALQTTSSLVTRLYRRLLDPLNLTHPQYLVLLALWESDDALTMGQLSRRTHMDPGGLNPQIKKMEAAGLLERRRDDKDERKVWVRPTPVAWTLRDEVLDVRREVVRRLPLSEQQIVHLRDLLHKMIADMDGPEAVAA, encoded by the coding sequence ATGGATACTGCACCAACCGTCCACGGGCGCATCCCCGACCTGGAGATCGATGCACAGCTGTGTCTGGCCCTCCAGACCACCAGCAGCCTGGTGACGCGCCTGTATCGTCGCCTGCTCGACCCGCTGAACCTGACCCATCCCCAATATCTGGTCCTGCTCGCCCTGTGGGAGAGCGACGACGCCCTGACCATGGGCCAGCTCAGTCGCCGCACACATATGGATCCCGGGGGGCTGAACCCCCAGATCAAGAAGATGGAGGCCGCCGGCCTGCTGGAGCGCCGCAGGGACGACAAGGACGAGCGCAAGGTCTGGGTTCGGCCCACCCCCGTCGCCTGGACTCTGCGAGACGAGGTTCTGGACGTCCGCCGCGAGGTCGTAAGACGCCTGCCGCTTTCCGAACAGCAGATCGTCCATCTGCGCGATCTGCTTCACAAGATGATCGCCGATATGGATGGACCCGAGGCCGTCGCCGCCTAG
- the nth gene encoding endonuclease III, translating into MTPTKARKPVAKAKTPGPKRPAVMTGASVPVLRWPPDEDRVETIFERLSGIMPEPKTELNFSNPFTLVVAVALSAQTTDVAVNKATDRLFQVADTPDKMLALGEEGLVPYIASIGLYRGKARNVIALSRLVLEKHGGEVPLNRADLQALPGVGRKTASVVLNELGVEAAIAVDTHVFRVSHRLGLANAATPDKVEAQLFKVVPEHWLAKAHHWLILHGRYTCTARKPKCLSCVIADLCPSRAGLMAIHS; encoded by the coding sequence ATGACGCCGACCAAGGCCCGAAAACCTGTCGCCAAGGCCAAGACGCCCGGCCCGAAACGCCCGGCGGTCATGACCGGCGCCTCGGTCCCCGTGCTGCGCTGGCCGCCCGACGAGGACCGGGTCGAGACCATTTTCGAGCGTCTGTCCGGGATCATGCCCGAGCCGAAGACCGAGCTGAACTTCTCCAACCCCTTCACCCTGGTGGTCGCCGTGGCCCTGTCGGCCCAGACCACGGACGTCGCCGTCAACAAGGCCACCGACCGGCTGTTCCAGGTGGCGGACACCCCGGACAAGATGCTGGCCTTGGGAGAGGAGGGGCTGGTCCCCTATATCGCCTCCATCGGCCTGTATCGCGGTAAGGCGCGCAACGTCATCGCCCTGTCCCGCCTGGTGCTGGAGAAGCATGGCGGCGAGGTTCCGCTGAACCGCGCCGATCTACAGGCCCTGCCCGGCGTGGGACGCAAGACCGCCTCGGTGGTGCTGAACGAGTTGGGCGTCGAGGCCGCCATCGCCGTGGACACCCATGTGTTCCGGGTTTCGCACCGGCTAGGCCTGGCCAATGCGGCGACGCCGGACAAGGTGGAGGCTCAGCTGTTCAAGGTCGTGCCGGAACACTGGCTGGCCAAGGCGCACCACTGGCTGATCCTGCACGGGCGCTACACCTGCACGGCGCGCAAGCCCAAATGCCTGTCCTGCGTCATCGCCGACCTGTGCCCGTCGCGGGCGGGGCTGATGGCGATCCATTCCTAG
- a CDS encoding creatininase family protein, whose amino-acid sequence MLIHLSSWPEIDAQIASGRPLSRTVVVPIGSNEQHGPTGLLGTDWLCPEIIAHEAERSDAALMVAPTFNIGMAQHHLAFAGTISLRPSTFMAAITDWVSSLSRHGFERIYFLNGHGGNVATIEATFSEIYAEWSFGRGALKQHDAARRAVGKENEPPFVLKLKNWWDLPGVQGLCNEIFPTGHGMHATPSEIAVTQAAYPDRIKTAEYAPKIAPSGPIRDALDYRARFPDGRIGSDPAQASPEKGRRIIDLAVPTLLSDVAAFAAEVRPGETF is encoded by the coding sequence ATGCTGATCCACCTGTCGTCCTGGCCCGAGATCGACGCCCAGATCGCGTCGGGCCGGCCCCTGTCCAGGACGGTCGTGGTCCCCATCGGCTCCAACGAGCAGCACGGCCCGACCGGTCTTCTCGGCACCGACTGGCTGTGCCCCGAGATCATCGCCCACGAGGCCGAGCGGTCGGACGCCGCCCTGATGGTCGCCCCCACCTTCAATATCGGCATGGCCCAGCATCACCTGGCCTTCGCCGGCACCATCAGCCTGCGCCCCTCCACCTTCATGGCCGCCATCACCGACTGGGTCTCGTCGCTGAGCCGCCACGGGTTCGAGCGGATCTATTTCCTCAACGGCCACGGCGGCAATGTCGCCACCATCGAGGCGACCTTCTCGGAAATCTACGCGGAGTGGAGTTTCGGTCGAGGCGCCCTCAAGCAGCACGACGCCGCGCGGCGTGCGGTAGGGAAAGAGAATGAGCCCCCATTCGTTCTCAAGCTCAAGAATTGGTGGGACCTGCCGGGCGTCCAGGGCCTGTGCAACGAAATCTTCCCCACCGGCCACGGCATGCACGCCACCCCGTCCGAGATCGCCGTGACCCAGGCCGCCTATCCCGACCGGATCAAGACGGCGGAATACGCCCCCAAGATCGCGCCCAGCGGCCCGATCCGCGACGCCCTCGACTATCGCGCCCGCTTCCCCGACGGCCGCATCGGCTCCGACCCGGCCCAGGCCAGCCCCGAAAAGGGCCGCCGCATCATCGATCTGGCCGTCCCCACCCTGCTGTCCGACGTCGCGGCCTTCGCCGCCGAAGTCCGGCCTGGAGAGACATTCTGA